The following proteins come from a genomic window of Vidua chalybeata isolate OUT-0048 chromosome 2, bVidCha1 merged haplotype, whole genome shotgun sequence:
- the MSANTD4 gene encoding myb/SANT-like DNA-binding domain-containing protein 4: protein MKQLKRKRKSNFSVQETQTLLKEIRKRREVLFSKQLNTTINEMKRKAWEEIAECVNAVGEGEQRTGTEVKRRYLDWRALMKRKRLNANIKVVGAGFHLPSSNLDDSLNEDMDEKMGFAIESSFEWQNITDFREAGGSLTEIKVEEEEEDPQNFEFPIEEEEEILSSVLPDSKKENDLPDFPHIEEFGNLNSAQARLAYEDSHLLINLEKQKVELEKQRLDIEAERLQVEKERLQIEKERLRHVDLERERLQIEKERLQIEWEKLRLETLHAEKPALENDLTQTEKPIMQPLDLETEKLKLEKERLQLEKERLQFLKFESEKLQIEKERLQVEKERLRIQREGHLQ from the exons atgaaacagttaaaaagaaaaagaaaaagcaattttagtGTTCAGGAAACTCAGACTCTCCTTAAGGAAatcagaaaaaggagagaagtaCTATTTTCGAAGCAACTTAATACAACAATTAATGAGATGAAACGGAAAGCTTGGGAGGAAATAGCAGAGTGTGTCAATGCTGTAGGTGaaggagagcagagaacagGGACAGAAGTGAAAAGGCGATACCTTGACTGGAGAGCACTCATGAAGAGAAAACGTCTGAATGCAAACATCAAAGTAGTAGGTGCTGGGTTTCACCTTCCTTCATCCAATTTAGATGACTCTCTCAATGAAGACATGGATGAGAAAATGGGATTTGCAATTGAATCTAGTTTTGAGTGGCAAAATATCACTGACTTCAGAGAAGCTGGTGGATCTTTAACAGAAATCAAAgtagaagaggaagaggaagatccGCAGAATTTTGAA TTTCCTattgaggaagaagaagaaatattgtCATCAGTTCTGCCAgattcaaaaaaggaaaatgaccTACCAGACTTCCCCCACATTGAAGAATTTGGAAATCTGAACTCTGCTCAAGCTAGGCTAGCCTATGAAGATTCTCACTTGCTTATAAATCTGGAGAAGCAAAAGGTGGAGCTGGAGAAACAGCGACTGGACATCGAAGCCGAAAGGTTGCAAGTGGAGAAGGAGCGCCTGCAGATTGAGAAGGAGCGGTTGCGGCACGTTGACTTGGAGCGTGAGCGGCTTCAGATTGAGAAGGAGCGACTTCAAATAGAGTGGGAGAAACTCAGGCTAGAGACTCTGCATGCTGAAAAACCTGCCCTGGAAAATGACCTCACCCAAACTGAAAAACCAATCATGCAGCCTCTGGATCTAGAAACTGAAAAGttaaaacttgaaaaagaaCGTTTGCAGTTAGAGAAAGAGAGGCTGCAGTTCCTAAAGTTTGAGtcagaaaagctgcagattGAGAAGGAGCGCTTGCAAGTAGAGAAGGAGCGCCTTCGAATTCAGAGAGAGGGTCACTTGCAGTGA